One region of Solanum pennellii chromosome 6, SPENNV200 genomic DNA includes:
- the LOC107023396 gene encoding LL-diaminopimelate aminotransferase, chloroplastic produces MAAIQQSLSTSISSSASTFLGQNKLRFRNQNVSMPGKTSGIVRCVATPSTEKTSYKTQVSRNENLAKLQAGYLFPEIARRRSAHMLKHPDAQIISLGIGDTTEPIPEFITSAMAKRAHELSTLNGYSGYGAEQGEKQLRASIASTYYANVGLEEDEIFVSDGAKSDISRLQVLFGSNVSMAVQDPSYPAYVDSSVIMGQTGQFQKDVEKYGNIAYMRCTPENGFFPDLSSVPRTDIIFFCSPNNPTGSAASREQLTKLVQFAKDNGSILVYDSAYAMYICDDSPKSIFEIPGAKEVAIEVSSFSKYAGFTGVRLGWTAIPKALLYSDGFPVAKDFNRIVCTSFNGASNIAQAGGLACLSPDGFKAMMDVVGYYKENTQIIMDTFNSLGYKVYGGKNAPYVWVHFPGRSSWEVFSEILEKTHVVTTPGSGFGPGGEGFVRVSAFGHRENVTEACRRFKELYK; encoded by the exons ATGGCAGCTATTCAGCAAAGTCTTTCCACTTCAATCTCTTCATCAGCATCTACTTTTCTGGGTCAGAACAAACTCCGTTTCAG GAATCAGAATGTGTCAATGCCAGGCAAAACCAGTGGTATTGTCAGATGTGTTGCAACACCCTCTACGGAGAAAACTT CTTACAAGACACAGGTCTCCCGCAATGAAAACTTAGCGAAACTTCAAGCTGGTTATCTGTTTCCTGAG ATCGCGAGAAGGAGATCTGCACACATGTTGAAACATCCTGATGCTCAAATTATAAGCCTTGGAATTGGTGACACTACCGAGCCCATTCCTGAATTCATAACTTCTGCCATGGCAAAG AGAGCACATGAACTGTCAACATTAAATGGTTACAGTGGTTATGGTGCTGAGCAAGGAGAAAAA CAACTTAGAGCCTCCATTGCTTCTACCTATTATGCAAATGTTGGACTAGAAGAAGATGAGATCTTCGTTTCTGATGGTGCCAAAAGTGATATATCTCGACTTCAG GTTCTTTTTGGATCTAATGTGAGTATGGCTGTGCAAGATCCATCATATCCG GCTTATGTGGACTCGAGTGTTATTATGGGTCAAACTGGTCAGTTTCAGAAGGATGTGGAGAAGTATGGGAATATTGCATACATGAGATGTACTCCAGAAAATGGGTTCTTTCCTGATCTATCCAGTGTTCCTCGGACAGACATTATATTTTTCTGTTCGCCTAATAATCCAACTGGTTCGGCGGCATCTAGGGAGCAGCTGACTAAATTGGTGCAATTTGCTAAAGATAATGGCTCGATCCTTGTTTATGATTCTGCATATGctatgtatatatgtgatgaCAGTCCAAAGTCCATCTTTGAGATTCCTGGAGCCAAAGAG GTTGCCATTGAGGTTTCATCATTTTCGAAGTATGCTGGGTTCACTGGAGTTCGTTTAGGGTGGACTGCCATTCCCAAAGCACTCCTATATTCTGATGGATTTCCTGTAGCAAAAGACTTCAATCGCATTGTTTGTACAAGCTTCAATGGTGCATCCAACATTGCTCAAGCTGGTGGTCTGGCTTGCCTTTCACCTGACGGTTTCAAG GCCATGATGGACGTGGTTGGTTACTATAAAGAGAACACACAAATCATAATGGACACATTTAACTCGCTAGGTTACAAGGTGTATGGAGGTAAAAATGCACCCTACGTCTGGGTACACTTCCCTGGACGAAGCTCATGGGAGGTTTTCAGCGAGATACTTGAGAAGACTCATGTCGTTACTACTCCAGGCAGTGGTTTCGGGCCTGGTGGTGAAGGTTTTGTGAGAGTAAGTGCTTTTGGGCACAGGGAAAACGTCACAGAAGCTTGCAGAAGATTCAAGGAATTGTACAAGTAA
- the LOC107023691 gene encoding 60S ribosomal protein L27 — MVKFLKPNKAVILLQGKYAGRKAVIVRAFDEGTRDRPYGHCLVAGISKYPKKVIRKDSAKKQAKKSRVKAFIKLVNYNHIMPTRYTLDVDLKDVVNADVLQARDKKVTAAKETKARLEERFKTGKNRWFFTKLRF; from the coding sequence ATGGTGAAGTTTTTGAAGCCAAACAAAGCTGTTATCCTTCTTCAAGGCAAGTATGCCGGCCGGAAAGCTGTGATCGTAAGGGCATTTGATGAAGGAACAAGGGACAGGCCATATGGCCATTGTTTGGTTGCAGGTATCTCCAAGTACCCGAAGAAGGTGATCCGCAAGGATTCAGCAAAGAAGCAGGCGAAGAAATCTCGTGTTAAGGCTTTCATCAAGCTCGTGAACTACAACCACATCATGCCTACTCGTTACACACTCGATGTGGATCTGAAGGATGTTGTCAATGCTGATGTTCTTCAGGCACGTGACAAGAAGGTGACCGCTGCAAAGGAGACCAAGGCTAGGCTTGAGGAGAGGTTCAAGACCGGGAAAAATCGCTGGTTCTTTACCAAGCTTAGGTTCTGA
- the LOC107023784 gene encoding tetrapyrrole-binding protein, chloroplastic, whose translation MATNSFNSIHTLRRRHSIDCPYSFSSSPSSFFPKTITKNPSSFSNHNLITFSVSSTTPTTTTTTTTTTPTTPFDTLEQHLISQNFREADEETRRLLIVLAGEAAVKRGYVFFSEVQFISESDLKEIDSLWRKYSDGKFGYSVQKKIWNNKANRDFTNFFIKIGWMKKLESEEVDQYNYRAFPNEFIWELNDETPEGHLPLTNALRGTQLLKSIFTHPAFVEDGDEEEEKEDSSNNSGGDKGNAKKGGLFGGLRSKLFSKPDYSF comes from the coding sequence ATGGCTACAAATTCATTCAACTCCATTCATACACTAAGAAGAAGGCATTCTATAGATTGTCcttattctttttcttcctctccttcttctttttttcctaaGACAATTACCAAAAACCCCTCCTCATTCTCCAATCATAACCTCATAACTTTCTCTGTTTCCTCAACTACCCCTACCACCACcactaccaccaccaccaccacccctACCACCCCCTTCGATACTCTCGAACAACacttaatttctcaaaatttccGGGAAGCAGACGAGGAGACTCGCCGTTTACTCATCGTTTTAGCCGGAGAAGCAGCGGTTAAACGAGGGTACGTTTTCTTCTCCGAAGTTCAGTTCATTTCCGAATCTGACCTAAAGGAAATCGATTCGCTATGGAGGAAATACAGCGACGGAAAATTCGGTTACAGTGTTCAGAAGAAGATATGGAATAACAAAGCGAACAGAGATTTCacgaatttcttcatcaaaattggATGGATGAAGAAACTGGAGTCTGAAGAAGTGGATCAGTACAATTACAGGGCTTTTCCGAATGAGTTTATTTGGGAATTGAACGATGAAACACCCGAAGGACACTTGCCATTAACGAATGCTCTGAGAGGAACTCAACTGTTGAAGAGCATTTTTACTCATCCAGCATTTGTTGAAGAtggagatgaagaagaagagaaggaagaTAGTAGTAATAATTCAGGGGGTGATAAAGGAAATGCTAAAAAAGGGGGTTTATTTGGGGGTTTAAGGAGTAAATTATTTAGTAAACCAGATTacagtttttaa
- the LOC107023906 gene encoding Golgi apparatus membrane protein-like protein ECHIDNA — translation MDLNPPAGEDYAHPQICFFHVLFKAAALAFYILSALFVDSFVIIFVVTVLLAALDFWVVKNVSGRILVGLRWWNEIDDNGESVWRFECLDQESMARMNKKDSWLFWWTLYLTAVAWFFLAIFSLIRFQADYLLVVGVCLTLSVANIVGFTRCRKDAKKQLQAFATQTLTSRFSSTLQSAFSVV, via the exons ATGGATCTTAACCCA CCTGCAGGGGAGGACTATGCACACCCACAGATATGTTTTTTCCATGTGCTCTTCAAG GCAGCAGCATTAGCGTTTTATATTCTGTCAGCTTTATTTGTTGATAGTTTTGTTATCATCTTTGTGGTAACTGTTCTTTTAGCTGCTCTTGACTTTTGGGTGGTTAAGAACGTCAGTGGACGTATTCTTGTGGGTTTAAGGTGGTGGAATGAAATAGATGACAATGGCGAGAGTGTGTGGAGATTTGAGTGCCTTGATCAAGAG TCAATGGCTCGCATGAACAAGAAGGATTCCTGGCTGTTTTGGTGGACTTTGTACCTAACA GCTGTTGCTTGGTTCTTTCTCGCGATATTCTCCCTCATTAGGTTCCAAGCTGATTATCTTCTCGTTGTTGGAGTTTGCTTGACTCTCAGCGTCGCAAATATTGTTGGTTTTACTAGATGCCGCAAAG ATGCTAAGAAGCAGCTTCAAGCATTTGCAACCCAGACCCTCACTTCTCGGTTCTCCTCTACTCTACAGTCGGCATTTAGTGTTGTTTGA